The following are encoded in a window of Poecile atricapillus isolate bPoeAtr1 chromosome 3, bPoeAtr1.hap1, whole genome shotgun sequence genomic DNA:
- the ZBTB24 gene encoding zinc finger and BTB domain-containing protein 24 isoform X1: protein MAKTTDPSEKLIIHSKAHKDTILANFEEQRKKDFLCDITLIVENVQFRAHKALLAASSEYFSMMFVNEGEIGQSIYMLEGMVADTFGVLLEFIYTGCLCASEKSTEQILATAQLLKVTDLVWACTDYLESRSPGSALPAPAESGASVVGSDRKKDDPPKRKRGRPRKIKVVQEEEEEEEELGANSTEDGQLRENNSVQNEQNYMKKDTEVEETVASEQASVRKDGEETEPACGSEAAVDLSAEKDENYDPKSEGIQSTQSRYSKRRIRRSIKLKDYKLLGDEDEKGLAKRSDGKRKRAGSEARCKDCGKVFKYNHFLAIHQRSHTGERPFKCNECGKGFSQKHSLQVHERMHTGERPYTCTICSKALTTKHSLLEHMSLHSGQKAFTCDQCGKYFSQKRQLKSHYRLHTGRSLPECNQCRRKFMDAAQLKKHLRTHTGEKPFTCEICGKSFTAKSSLQTHIRIHRGEKPYSCDICGKSFSDSSAKRRHCILHTGKKPFACPECSLQFARLDNLKSHLKIHSKEKQFQEVSTAPSTNAHPEEVRNILQLQQYQLATSGGQEIQLLVTDAVHNINFMPSHNQGISIVTAENAPSMTTEQAANLALLAQPPQQLQNLLLSAQQEQAEQIQSINVIANQIEAAQSEQMHVITLSKEALEHLHAHQGQNEQIHLAGSSHPAQHVQLAQESSQQSHSSHNTVPSHQVSEEQNQSVLVSESHQQPLSVNESSHEHPMQGQAF, encoded by the exons ATGGCAAAAACAACTGATCCTTCTGAGAAACTGATTATCCACTCCAAAGCTCACAAAGATACCATTCTAGCTAATTTTgaggaacaaagaaaaaaggattttctttgtGACATTACTCTGATAGTGGAGAATGTGCAATTCAGAGCTCATAAAGCTTTGCTGGCTGCCAGCAGTGAATACTTCTCAATGATGTTTGTAAATGAGGGTGAAATAGGGCAATCAATTTACATGTTGGAGGGAATGGTTGCAGACACCTTTGGAGTTCTGCTAGAATTTATCTACACTGGTTGCCTCTGTGCCAGTGAGAAAAGCACAGAACAAATCCTGGCTACTGCACAACTTCTGAAAGTGACTGACTTGGTGTGGGCCTGTACAGACTACCTGGAAAGCCGCAGCCCTGGTAGTGCAttgccagctccagctgaaaGTGGAGCTTCTGTTGTTGGAAGTGACAGGAAAAAAGATGATCCACCAAAGCGAAAGCGGGGGCGACCAAGGAAAATCAAGGTTGtccaagaagaagaagaagaagaagaagaattgGGAGCAAATTCCACTGAAGATGGGCAGCTGAGAGAGAACAACTCTGTGCAAAATGAgcaaaattatatgaaaaaagACACTGAAGTAGAAGAAACAGTTGCCAGTGAACAGGCTTCAGTGAGAAAAGATGGAGAAGAAACTGAACCTGCTTGTGGATCAGAGGCTGCTGTTGATCTGTCAGCTGAGAAAGATGAAAACTACGATCCCAAATCTGAAGGAATACAGAGCACTCAGAGCCGTTACAGCAAACGTAGAATAAGGAGATCAATCAAACTAAAAGATTATAAACTTcttggggatgaggatgagaaaGGACTGGCAAAGAGAAgtgatggaaaaagaaaacgTGCAGGTTCTGAAGCTCGCTGTAAAGACTGTGGCAAAGTATTTAAGTATAATCACTTCTTGGCTATTCACCAGCGAAGCCATACAG ggGAGCGCCCTTTTAAGTGCAATGAGTGTGGCAAAGGCTTTTCCCAGAAGCATTCTCTTCAAGTCCATGAGCGGATGCACACTGGGGAACGGCCGTACACGTGCACCATTTGCAGTAAGGCTCTGACAACAAAGCATTCTCTTCTGGAGCACATGAGCCTACATTCAG GGCAGAAAGCTTTTACCTGTGATCAGTGTGGGAAATATTTCAGCCAAAAGAGACAGCTCAAGAGCCATTATCGACTACACACAG GCCGCTCACTGCCGGAATGTAACCAGTGTCGTCGCAAATTCATGGATGCAGCTCAGCTAAAGAAACATCTAAGAACACATACAG GTGAGAAGCCCTTCACTTGTGAGATTTGTGGCAAGTCATTTACAGCTAAAAGTTCGCTTCAGACTCATATTAGAATTCATAG AGGAGAAAAGCCATATTCTTGTGATATATGTGGAAAATCCTTCTCTGATTCCAGTGCTAAGAGAAGACACTGTATCTTACACACAGGCAAAAAGCCTTTTGCCTGCCCAGAATGTAGTTTGCAGTTTGCTCGTCTGGACAATCTGAAGTCGCATCTGAAAATTCACAGCAAGGAAAAGCAGTTTCAGGAAGTCAGCACTGCCCCAAGCACCAACGCTCATCCGGAAGAAGTGAGAAacattctccagctgcagcagtaCCAACTTGCCACCTCGGGAGGGCAGGAAATTCAGCTGCTGGTTACAGATGCAGTACACAACATCAACTTCATGCCCAGCCACAATCAAGGCATCAGTATTGTGACTGCAGAAAATGCCCCCAGCATGACAACGGAGCAGGCCGCGAACCTCGCGCTCCTTGCACAGCCTCCACAACAGCTGCAAAACTTGCTGCTTTCAGCTCAGCAGGAGCAAGCAGAACAAATCCAAAGTATCAATGTGATTGCAAACCAAATAGAGGCTGCCCAGTCTGAACAAATGCATGTCATAACTCTTTCAAAGGAAGCGCTAGAACATCTCCATGCTCATCAAGGACAAAATGAACAAATCCACTTGGCGGGATCTTCACATCCAGCTCAGCACGTGCAGCTGGCTCAGGAATCAAGTCAGCAGTCTCATTCTAGCCACAATACAGTTCCTTCCCATCAAGTCAGTGAAGAACAGAATCAAAGTGTACTTGTTTCTGAATCCCATCAGCAGCCTCTGTCAGTAAATGAGTCATCTCATGAGCATCCTATGCAAGGACAGGCTTTCTGA
- the ZBTB24 gene encoding zinc finger and BTB domain-containing protein 24 isoform X2, with protein MAKTTDPSEKLIIHSKAHKDTILANFEEQRKKDFLCDITLIVENVQFRAHKALLAASSEYFSMMFVNEGEIGQSIYMLEGMVADTFGVLLEFIYTGCLCASEKSTEQILATAQLLKVTDLVWACTDYLESRSPGSALPAPAESGASVVGSDRKKDDPPKRKRGRPRKIKVVQEEEEEEEELGANSTEDGQLRENNSVQNEQNYMKKDTEVEETVASEQASVRKDGEETEPACGSEAAVDLSAEKDENYDPKSEGIQSTQSRYSKRRIRRSIKLKDYKLLGDEDEKGLAKRSDGKRKRAGSEARCKDCGKVFKYNHFLAIHQRSHTGERPFKCNECGKGFSQKHSLQVHERMHTGERPYTCTICSKALTTKHSLLEHMSLHSGQKAFTCDQCGKYFSQKRQLKSHYRLHTGRSLPECNQCRRKFMDAAQLKKHLRTHTEEKSHILVIYVENPSLIPVLREDTVSYTQAKSLLPAQNVVCSLLVWTI; from the exons ATGGCAAAAACAACTGATCCTTCTGAGAAACTGATTATCCACTCCAAAGCTCACAAAGATACCATTCTAGCTAATTTTgaggaacaaagaaaaaaggattttctttgtGACATTACTCTGATAGTGGAGAATGTGCAATTCAGAGCTCATAAAGCTTTGCTGGCTGCCAGCAGTGAATACTTCTCAATGATGTTTGTAAATGAGGGTGAAATAGGGCAATCAATTTACATGTTGGAGGGAATGGTTGCAGACACCTTTGGAGTTCTGCTAGAATTTATCTACACTGGTTGCCTCTGTGCCAGTGAGAAAAGCACAGAACAAATCCTGGCTACTGCACAACTTCTGAAAGTGACTGACTTGGTGTGGGCCTGTACAGACTACCTGGAAAGCCGCAGCCCTGGTAGTGCAttgccagctccagctgaaaGTGGAGCTTCTGTTGTTGGAAGTGACAGGAAAAAAGATGATCCACCAAAGCGAAAGCGGGGGCGACCAAGGAAAATCAAGGTTGtccaagaagaagaagaagaagaagaagaattgGGAGCAAATTCCACTGAAGATGGGCAGCTGAGAGAGAACAACTCTGTGCAAAATGAgcaaaattatatgaaaaaagACACTGAAGTAGAAGAAACAGTTGCCAGTGAACAGGCTTCAGTGAGAAAAGATGGAGAAGAAACTGAACCTGCTTGTGGATCAGAGGCTGCTGTTGATCTGTCAGCTGAGAAAGATGAAAACTACGATCCCAAATCTGAAGGAATACAGAGCACTCAGAGCCGTTACAGCAAACGTAGAATAAGGAGATCAATCAAACTAAAAGATTATAAACTTcttggggatgaggatgagaaaGGACTGGCAAAGAGAAgtgatggaaaaagaaaacgTGCAGGTTCTGAAGCTCGCTGTAAAGACTGTGGCAAAGTATTTAAGTATAATCACTTCTTGGCTATTCACCAGCGAAGCCATACAG ggGAGCGCCCTTTTAAGTGCAATGAGTGTGGCAAAGGCTTTTCCCAGAAGCATTCTCTTCAAGTCCATGAGCGGATGCACACTGGGGAACGGCCGTACACGTGCACCATTTGCAGTAAGGCTCTGACAACAAAGCATTCTCTTCTGGAGCACATGAGCCTACATTCAG GGCAGAAAGCTTTTACCTGTGATCAGTGTGGGAAATATTTCAGCCAAAAGAGACAGCTCAAGAGCCATTATCGACTACACACAG GCCGCTCACTGCCGGAATGTAACCAGTGTCGTCGCAAATTCATGGATGCAGCTCAGCTAAAGAAACATCTAAGAACACATACAG AGGAGAAAAGCCATATTCTTGTGATATATGTGGAAAATCCTTCTCTGATTCCAGTGCTAAGAGAAGACACTGTATCTTACACACAGGCAAAAAGCCTTTTGCCTGCCCAGAATGTAGTTTGCAGTTTGCTCGTCTGGACAATCTGA
- the ZBTB24 gene encoding zinc finger and BTB domain-containing protein 24 isoform X3: MAKTTDPSEKLIIHSKAHKDTILANFEEQRKKDFLCDITLIVENVQFRAHKALLAASSEYFSMMFVNEGEIGQSIYMLEGMVADTFGVLLEFIYTGCLCASEKSTEQILATAQLLKVTDLVWACTDYLESRSPGSALPAPAESGASVVGSDRKKDDPPKRKRGRPRKIKVVQEEEEEEEELGANSTEDGQLRENNSVQNEQNYMKKDTEVEETVASEQASVRKDGEETEPACGSEAAVDLSAEKDENYDPKSEGIQSTQSRYSKRRIRRSIKLKDYKLLGDEDEKGLAKRSDGKRKRAGSEARCKDCGKVFKYNHFLAIHQRSHTGERPFKCNECGKGFSQKHSLQVHERMHTGERPYTCTICSKALTTKHSLLEHMSLHSGQKAFTCDQCGKYFSQKRQLKSHYRLHTGKCFNKDH; the protein is encoded by the exons ATGGCAAAAACAACTGATCCTTCTGAGAAACTGATTATCCACTCCAAAGCTCACAAAGATACCATTCTAGCTAATTTTgaggaacaaagaaaaaaggattttctttgtGACATTACTCTGATAGTGGAGAATGTGCAATTCAGAGCTCATAAAGCTTTGCTGGCTGCCAGCAGTGAATACTTCTCAATGATGTTTGTAAATGAGGGTGAAATAGGGCAATCAATTTACATGTTGGAGGGAATGGTTGCAGACACCTTTGGAGTTCTGCTAGAATTTATCTACACTGGTTGCCTCTGTGCCAGTGAGAAAAGCACAGAACAAATCCTGGCTACTGCACAACTTCTGAAAGTGACTGACTTGGTGTGGGCCTGTACAGACTACCTGGAAAGCCGCAGCCCTGGTAGTGCAttgccagctccagctgaaaGTGGAGCTTCTGTTGTTGGAAGTGACAGGAAAAAAGATGATCCACCAAAGCGAAAGCGGGGGCGACCAAGGAAAATCAAGGTTGtccaagaagaagaagaagaagaagaagaattgGGAGCAAATTCCACTGAAGATGGGCAGCTGAGAGAGAACAACTCTGTGCAAAATGAgcaaaattatatgaaaaaagACACTGAAGTAGAAGAAACAGTTGCCAGTGAACAGGCTTCAGTGAGAAAAGATGGAGAAGAAACTGAACCTGCTTGTGGATCAGAGGCTGCTGTTGATCTGTCAGCTGAGAAAGATGAAAACTACGATCCCAAATCTGAAGGAATACAGAGCACTCAGAGCCGTTACAGCAAACGTAGAATAAGGAGATCAATCAAACTAAAAGATTATAAACTTcttggggatgaggatgagaaaGGACTGGCAAAGAGAAgtgatggaaaaagaaaacgTGCAGGTTCTGAAGCTCGCTGTAAAGACTGTGGCAAAGTATTTAAGTATAATCACTTCTTGGCTATTCACCAGCGAAGCCATACAG ggGAGCGCCCTTTTAAGTGCAATGAGTGTGGCAAAGGCTTTTCCCAGAAGCATTCTCTTCAAGTCCATGAGCGGATGCACACTGGGGAACGGCCGTACACGTGCACCATTTGCAGTAAGGCTCTGACAACAAAGCATTCTCTTCTGGAGCACATGAGCCTACATTCAG GGCAGAAAGCTTTTACCTGTGATCAGTGTGGGAAATATTTCAGCCAAAAGAGACAGCTCAAGAGCCATTATCGACTACACACAG GAAAGTGCTTTAACAAAGATCACTGA